One bacterium DNA segment encodes these proteins:
- a CDS encoding transaldolase, with protein sequence MKIFLDTAKIEEINKWIKSGVIDGVTTNPSIMLKDGISNIRASISTIAAALGDKPVSIEVTTDDPVEVLSQARNFASWAENIVVKIPVIDARGNHCLDTIHRLEKDNIRVNVTAVMSFNQALMAAKAGATYVSIFFGRVCDEGHDAQILVQEFKRWILDWNYRCQIIVGSIRSVMDIQKAATAGAHIITIPPNFLTKMCDHMYTRETVRMFLDDSQKSTKPR encoded by the coding sequence ATGAAAATATTTCTTGATACCGCAAAAATTGAAGAAATAAACAAATGGATCAAGTCTGGTGTTATTGACGGTGTGACGACCAACCCATCGATTATGCTTAAAGACGGGATATCCAACATACGGGCGAGCATAAGCACAATCGCAGCTGCTCTGGGGGATAAACCAGTATCGATTGAGGTGACCACCGATGATCCCGTGGAAGTACTGTCTCAGGCACGTAATTTTGCCTCCTGGGCGGAAAATATTGTCGTCAAGATACCTGTTATCGATGCAAGGGGTAATCATTGTCTCGATACTATTCATCGGCTGGAAAAAGATAACATCAGAGTGAACGTTACAGCCGTGATGTCTTTCAATCAGGCTTTAATGGCGGCTAAAGCCGGGGCGACTTATGTCAGTATCTTTTTTGGAAGAGTCTGCGATGAAGGTCATGATGCGCAGATTCTGGTCCAAGAGTTCAAGAGATGGATACTCGACTGGAATTATAGATGTCAGATCATTGTAGGAAGCATACGGTCAGTGATGGACATTCAGAAAGCCGCAACCGCCGGAGCTCATATCATTACCATTCCTCCGAATTTCTTGACCAAAATGTGCGATCATATGTATACGAGAGAGACTGTTCGAATGTTCCTCGATGATTCCCAGAAAAGCACAAAACCCAGATGA
- a CDS encoding glycosyltransferase, whose protein sequence is MLNNIDLSIIIPCFNERHRILETLEASFTYLDSQPISYEILIMDDASTDGFAELVREKYQRDNLYIHQFKKNMGKGYSIGVGVEKALGKYIMFMDADLAVPIEEVSTLLKNLKGGYDVVAGIRLFDNENTSRFRRIIGFSLLLYANIILSLPPVPDTQCGFKGFRCQAARDIFKLARTKRGMFDIEILFLSKKLGLRIKSQPVHWIEKKGSTINLLRCILFDPFDILKISLRDLFSGYGYNTSR, encoded by the coding sequence ATGCTAAATAACATTGACCTCAGCATAATAATACCTTGTTTCAACGAACGGCACCGTATCCTCGAAACCTTGGAAGCTTCATTCACATATCTCGACTCTCAGCCGATCAGTTATGAAATACTGATCATGGATGACGCAAGCACGGACGGTTTTGCAGAACTGGTCCGCGAGAAATATCAACGGGATAATCTGTACATCCACCAGTTTAAGAAAAACATGGGAAAGGGTTATTCCATCGGAGTTGGAGTAGAAAAAGCCCTTGGCAAATACATCATGTTCATGGACGCAGACTTGGCGGTGCCGATTGAAGAAGTTTCCACTTTGCTGAAAAATCTGAAAGGTGGGTACGACGTAGTAGCCGGTATCCGCCTTTTCGATAACGAGAATACTTCAAGGTTCCGTCGAATCATTGGCTTCTCGCTTCTGCTGTATGCGAACATTATTCTTTCTCTACCCCCGGTGCCTGATACACAATGTGGATTTAAGGGATTCCGATGTCAGGCGGCGCGAGATATCTTCAAACTTGCCCGGACAAAAAGGGGTATGTTCGATATTGAAATTTTGTTTCTGTCCAAGAAACTGGGGTTGAGGATTAAAAGCCAACCCGTTCATTGGATCGAAAAAAAAGGCTCCACCATAAATCTGCTCAGATGCATTCTTTTCGATCCTTTCGATATTCTAAAGATTTCTTTGAGAGATCTATTCTCCGGCTATGGGTATAACACAAGCCGTTAA
- a CDS encoding Gfo/Idh/MocA family oxidoreductase has product MSPIKMSAVRFGIAGCGRHAQQKYLFCDRYLKNVQLGSVFDINPLVRENLKIQRPDIRVCESLDEILDDKSISFVVIAAQTASHFALAKSCIESGKNVLIEKPLTATLAEAQELNSILEKHPVKIMLGHHRRFGEAERMIAKCIQNNGLGKVIAIQVTHNFNDRSRSPMTGYLANSGSHDGGVVYEYLSHEIDLLRFYYPGVSIQSIQGFRQNIHHFEDTVSLQFLLDNGVVASYLLSSATTDQEEYKVFGTTGQISFNRYRDPSPRFYSLDDLSNRPLRFIREYMDALKSLLLLKYGFRKYLIKPYIDEICYFVRCIQEDKIPDCSIREGIYVMAVLERVVEALK; this is encoded by the coding sequence ATGAGTCCGATCAAGATGAGTGCTGTCAGATTCGGAATAGCTGGCTGTGGAAGACATGCGCAGCAGAAGTACCTGTTTTGTGATCGCTACTTGAAGAATGTGCAGCTTGGCAGCGTGTTCGATATCAATCCGCTTGTGCGTGAAAACCTTAAAATCCAACGCCCGGACATTCGCGTTTGCGAAAGCTTGGATGAGATACTCGATGACAAGTCCATTTCCTTCGTTGTCATAGCCGCACAAACTGCCAGCCATTTTGCCCTGGCAAAATCCTGTATTGAAAGCGGAAAAAATGTTCTTATTGAAAAACCGCTGACTGCTACTCTTGCTGAAGCCCAAGAGCTTAACAGCATATTAGAGAAGCACCCTGTTAAAATTATGCTCGGACATCACCGCCGCTTCGGTGAAGCTGAGAGAATGATTGCAAAGTGCATCCAGAATAACGGCCTTGGAAAAGTGATTGCGATCCAGGTGACCCATAATTTCAACGATCGCAGCCGCTCGCCTATGACTGGATATCTGGCGAATTCGGGATCGCATGACGGAGGAGTCGTTTACGAATATCTTTCACATGAGATCGATCTTTTGAGATTTTATTATCCGGGAGTCAGCATTCAGTCTATCCAAGGATTCAGGCAAAACATTCATCATTTCGAAGATACCGTTTCGCTTCAATTTTTGCTGGATAATGGCGTGGTGGCTTCCTACCTGCTGAGTTCAGCCACCACGGATCAGGAAGAATACAAGGTCTTCGGCACAACTGGACAAATATCATTCAACCGGTATCGAGATCCTTCTCCTCGATTCTATAGCCTTGACGACTTGTCTAATCGACCTCTTCGATTCATCCGTGAATATATGGATGCTCTTAAATCGCTGTTGCTTCTCAAGTATGGATTCAGAAAGTATCTTATTAAACCATATATCGATGAGATATGCTATTTCGTGCGTTGCATCCAAGAGGATAAAATTCCGGACTGTTCGATCCGAGAGGGCATTTACGTTATGGCAGTGCTCGAAAGAGTGGTGGAAGCACTTAAATAG
- a CDS encoding class I SAM-dependent methyltransferase, protein MAPTDWSKIHQEDKSWRQQIQGDAISDYVVERYIQLFEEAFNGSPRLSFLEVGSGTGDISRRIVNSKYPFVSRYVVSESFQKGVDWLAEKGLEAKLIDAQSIDLPDESFDVVISFDVMHHVDKPAAMAREMARVSKGRVLLTEANGLSLGRKLMELTAGHRAAGERSYLPMNYIRFFSSIDSIRITKLVKYPFLFVFKTPDCFSGSVILLSRILEKIPFFKWQCATVCLDLTFERKGNK, encoded by the coding sequence ATGGCCCCGACTGATTGGAGTAAGATCCATCAGGAAGATAAAAGCTGGAGGCAGCAGATACAAGGCGACGCTATCTCAGATTATGTCGTCGAGCGGTATATCCAACTTTTCGAGGAAGCTTTCAACGGGTCGCCCCGGCTTAGTTTTCTTGAAGTCGGATCGGGTACCGGTGATATTTCCAGGCGGATTGTAAACAGTAAATACCCATTTGTCTCGAGGTATGTTGTAAGTGAATCTTTTCAGAAAGGAGTGGACTGGCTGGCGGAAAAAGGGCTTGAGGCAAAACTGATCGATGCTCAATCCATTGATTTGCCAGATGAGAGTTTCGATGTGGTGATTTCTTTCGATGTCATGCACCATGTTGATAAGCCTGCCGCTATGGCAAGAGAGATGGCGAGGGTTTCGAAGGGAAGAGTTCTTCTTACCGAAGCCAACGGTTTGAGCCTCGGCAGAAAGCTTATGGAACTGACAGCCGGTCATCGCGCCGCGGGCGAGAGATCATATCTGCCAATGAATTATATCCGCTTTTTTTCCTCCATCGACAGCATCAGGATTACCAAGCTGGTTAAATATCCCTTTCTTTTTGTCTTCAAAACACCAGATTGCTTTTCGGGCAGCGTTATACTTCTAAGCCGGATTTTGGAAAAGATCCCGTTTTTTAAGTGGCAATGTGCAACAGTCTGCCTGGATCTGACTTTTGAAAGGAAAGGTAATAAATGA
- a CDS encoding class I SAM-dependent methyltransferase: MKEGEAWHSIYRNAALKTRRQRKHWKKYDKYQLPKELSNALILDLCCGSGEFAVKAATENPSSTVVGIDLRPEFKVLAHVRNLFFIKSNAIELPVKSGTVSQLFIMHSLHHLGQIAELKILLQELRRIMVIGGVLHLIDHYPSWQLKLAFTSLKSPIARLLPWTRCFGMQLKEENQIVNYWLNNYSSFFPLLNNASFERLIFRKELFFFYACYKVRQIQ, encoded by the coding sequence ATGAAAGAGGGAGAGGCTTGGCATTCCATTTACAGAAATGCTGCACTTAAAACAAGAAGACAGAGAAAACACTGGAAGAAATACGATAAATATCAACTTCCCAAAGAATTGTCGAATGCTTTGATTTTAGATCTTTGCTGCGGTTCGGGCGAATTTGCCGTAAAGGCCGCCACTGAAAACCCTTCTTCCACTGTTGTTGGCATCGACTTACGACCTGAGTTCAAAGTTCTCGCTCATGTGCGGAACCTTTTCTTCATCAAATCCAACGCAATTGAACTGCCAGTTAAATCAGGCACTGTCAGTCAGTTATTTATTATGCACTCACTACACCATTTAGGACAGATTGCGGAATTGAAAATACTGTTGCAGGAATTGCGAAGAATCATGGTAATCGGTGGAGTATTACATCTCATTGACCATTATCCGAGTTGGCAGCTTAAGCTGGCGTTCACTTCGCTGAAGAGTCCAATCGCACGATTACTTCCATGGACTCGCTGTTTTGGTATGCAACTTAAGGAAGAAAATCAAATCGTAAATTACTGGCTGAACAATTATTCTTCCTTTTTCCCCTTGTTGAATAACGCGTCTTTTGAGCGATTGATATTTCGGAAGGAATTGTTTTTTTTCTATGCTTGTTATAAGGTGAGACAAATACAATGA
- a CDS encoding HAD-IIIA family hydrolase → MKRENKHSAIFLDRDGVINDIVYHQDIGVLDTPFSLEQFKLLPGVARAIKDINDSSYLAILVSNQPGVAKEHFSLDIHNAIDQKMTVLLSEMGAYLDDRYYCLDHPEAILKEYRNDSEWRKPRPGMIIAACQKYGLSAESCWMIGDSVVDIIAAQAAGTRSVMIGKRQCYNCRLLFEKSATPDMFADNLNEAVSRIVGKMNEGEE, encoded by the coding sequence ATGAAACGGGAAAATAAGCACTCAGCGATCTTTCTGGATAGAGACGGAGTAATAAACGACATAGTGTATCACCAAGATATTGGAGTGCTCGACACGCCATTTTCGTTGGAGCAGTTCAAGCTCCTTCCGGGCGTAGCGAGGGCAATCAAAGATATCAACGACTCCAGTTATCTCGCCATTCTGGTTTCCAACCAGCCCGGGGTGGCGAAAGAGCATTTCTCGCTGGATATCCACAACGCGATAGACCAAAAAATGACCGTTCTTCTGTCTGAAATGGGTGCATATCTTGATGATCGTTACTATTGCTTGGATCATCCAGAAGCAATACTGAAGGAATACCGGAATGACAGCGAATGGCGTAAACCAAGGCCAGGCATGATAATTGCTGCATGTCAAAAATATGGTCTTTCGGCGGAGTCTTGTTGGATGATCGGTGACAGTGTGGTCGATATAATTGCGGCACAGGCCGCAGGGACCAGAAGTGTAATGATAGGGAAACGGCAATGTTATAACTGTAGATTGCTTTTCGAGAAAAGCGCGACTCCAGATATGTTCGCCGATAATCTGAACGAAGCGGTGAGCAGGATTGTCGGAAAGATGAATGAGGGTGAAGAATGA
- a CDS encoding galactokinase, which yields MIIARAPLRITLGGGGTDLPSYYSRFGGVVIAAAINKYVYICLNRSSTDTSIKIKYSESESVLNLESIKHPFFKEALDLFQIRDNIEIASLADIQSGTGMGSSGSFLVALVSALAAYKKQNLSAAEVAEMAFEIEAVRLGMPVGKQDPYIAALGGISLINVSTQGKVKASRLKLGNKFFEELRNSMLLFYTGLRRRSRDILLDQKEKTENADNRMLDNLHRVKELGEQMKQALFSEDIETVGRLMDEHWKNKRARTGAITNPEIDKWYATAMAKGALGGKILGAGGGGFLMLICNDLQTRKRVTDAMLEEGLHGVDYEIETEGVKLLTF from the coding sequence ATGATTATCGCACGCGCTCCATTGCGTATAACATTAGGAGGAGGCGGGACCGACCTTCCTTCCTACTACAGTAGATTCGGAGGAGTTGTTATAGCGGCCGCTATAAATAAGTATGTCTATATTTGTCTTAACAGATCAAGTACAGACACTTCAATAAAAATTAAATATTCGGAATCTGAATCCGTATTGAATTTAGAATCAATAAAGCATCCCTTTTTTAAAGAGGCGCTCGATCTTTTCCAAATTAGAGACAATATAGAAATAGCCTCTTTGGCAGACATTCAATCCGGCACCGGGATGGGTTCTTCAGGTTCATTTCTTGTGGCCTTGGTGTCAGCACTTGCCGCATACAAGAAACAGAATCTTTCTGCTGCAGAGGTGGCGGAAATGGCTTTCGAAATAGAAGCAGTCCGCCTTGGTATGCCGGTTGGAAAGCAAGATCCATATATTGCCGCTCTCGGAGGCATCAGCTTGATAAATGTTTCAACCCAGGGTAAGGTGAAAGCCAGCAGGCTGAAGTTGGGTAACAAATTTTTCGAGGAACTGAGAAATAGCATGCTATTGTTTTATACCGGACTCAGGCGCAGAAGCCGAGACATTCTTCTCGACCAGAAAGAAAAAACAGAGAATGCCGATAATCGCATGTTGGATAATCTGCATCGTGTGAAAGAGCTTGGGGAGCAAATGAAACAAGCTTTATTCTCTGAAGACATCGAAACTGTCGGCAGATTGATGGACGAGCATTGGAAGAACAAAAGAGCCAGGACTGGAGCTATCACCAATCCGGAGATTGACAAGTGGTACGCAACAGCGATGGCCAAGGGAGCGCTTGGTGGCAAAATCCTTGGAGCGGGTGGCGGCGGTTTTCTGATGCTAATCTGTAACGATCTGCAAACAAGGAAGAGAGTTACAGATGCTATGCTCGAAGAAGGATTGCATGGAGTCGATTATGAAATCGAAACAGAGGGAGTCAAGCTCCTGACATTTTGA
- a CDS encoding SIS domain-containing protein — protein sequence MQKTYIENYLSKAQQLLGDIQPGTLVRMAEIVAHAWRQNNTVFIIGNGGSASTATHLACDLSKCTICGETRRLKAMSLVDNIPLTSAWTNDNGFASVFEEQLKNWMDDGDVLIAFSVHGGSGQGEAGEWSQNIPRAVNYTKSRKGRVLGFSGFGGGYLAIAADECVVINIDSEPLGTPLVESLHSLLAHLLTQCVRQEIARNMEAPA from the coding sequence ATGCAGAAAACATATATAGAGAATTATCTTTCTAAAGCGCAACAGTTGCTCGGTGATATTCAACCAGGCACTCTGGTTCGCATGGCCGAAATCGTTGCGCATGCCTGGCGCCAGAACAACACGGTGTTCATCATAGGCAACGGTGGATCGGCATCGACTGCGACACATCTGGCGTGTGATCTGAGCAAATGTACGATCTGTGGAGAAACCAGGCGGCTCAAAGCGATGAGCCTTGTGGATAATATCCCGTTGACCAGCGCCTGGACCAATGATAATGGCTTCGCCTCAGTATTCGAAGAACAATTGAAGAACTGGATGGATGATGGAGATGTTCTTATTGCTTTTTCGGTACACGGTGGAAGTGGACAGGGTGAAGCTGGCGAATGGTCACAAAATATTCCCAGGGCGGTGAATTATACGAAATCTCGCAAAGGTAGAGTGTTGGGATTCAGTGGATTCGGTGGAGGATATCTTGCCATCGCCGCGGATGAATGTGTTGTTATCAATATTGATTCTGAACCTCTCGGAACACCTCTTGTTGAATCGCTTCATTCACTGCTGGCACATCTTCTTACCCAGTGCGTGCGGCAAGAGATAGCCCGCAACATGGAAGCTCCGGCATGA
- a CDS encoding NTP transferase domain-containing protein produces the protein MLQMVVLAGGLGTRLGSLGETTPKSLIRIQGIPFIELQLDLFEAQGIERVLYLVGHLGESIIRHFSGDNYKGMSISFSREPENMLLGTGGALKWAEGLLEEDYFLTYGDSFLPIDYSSVENHYFSNGSFPVMTVFRNSNNFDKSNLTIENGRVVEYSKLGEKEYNYIDYGLSVLNKNNLADFERGMKFDLEVLITKLISSGSLLAYEVFERFYEIGTKQGICSLEDYFDAK, from the coding sequence ATGTTGCAAATGGTTGTGCTTGCAGGCGGTTTGGGTACAAGGCTGGGCAGTCTGGGCGAAACAACGCCAAAGTCTCTGATTCGGATACAGGGAATCCCATTCATCGAGTTGCAACTCGATTTATTCGAAGCCCAAGGAATAGAGAGAGTCCTTTACCTTGTCGGGCACTTGGGAGAAAGCATAATACGGCATTTTAGCGGTGATAATTACAAAGGCATGAGCATTTCTTTCAGCCGTGAACCGGAAAATATGCTTCTTGGCACAGGAGGCGCTCTCAAATGGGCTGAGGGTTTGCTGGAGGAAGATTATTTCCTGACTTACGGTGATTCTTTCCTGCCGATTGATTATTCATCTGTTGAAAATCATTATTTTTCGAATGGCAGTTTTCCTGTTATGACAGTATTCAGAAATAGCAATAATTTCGATAAAAGCAATTTAACCATCGAGAACGGCCGAGTGGTCGAATATAGTAAACTTGGCGAAAAGGAATACAACTATATCGACTATGGCCTGTCCGTCTTGAATAAAAACAATTTAGCCGATTTCGAGCGTGGAATGAAGTTTGACTTGGAAGTTTTAATAACTAAGCTAATTTCTTCCGGCAGCCTTCTGGCATATGAAGTTTTTGAACGGTTCTATGAGATCGGAACCAAACAAGGGATTTGCAGTCTCGAGGATTATTTTGATGCTAAATAA